The genomic DNA GTGACCTGCGCCCGAGGCTTGCGCTTGCAGGGTGCTGAGGTACAATCCCGGTGTATGAAGGAAGCTGTGAGTAGTCCGCTCAAGAAGGAACTAAGGGCCTACGCCGCCCACAAGTCCGAGTTGCTGCGTCGGGCATCCGGCAAATACGTGCTCATCAAGGGCAGCCGGATAATTGGCACGTTTGACAGCGAGCTGGACGCGGCGCACCAGGGGTATGAGCGGTTCGGTAACGTTCCGTTCCTTGTGAAGCAGGTTGTGGAAGTCGAGGTTCCGCTCGACTTCACTTCGAGCCTGCTGGGCGTCTGAGTTGCCCAGTCTCACCGTACAACTGCCGGACCTGCAGGCCGAGGGGCCGAGGCTGGAGGTAAGGCTGACTGACACCGCCGGGCCGCTTCACCGGCCGCGGTAGACGCGCTGATTGATACCGGGGCCACCGTGACCGTTGTGGCCAATCAGGTGCTGAAGCGTCTGGGGCTGAGTCCGGTCGGGACAGCTCTGGTCCACACGCCTTCCTCAACGAACGTGCTCTGCTATAAGTACCTGGTGCGGCTGGTGCTGCCGAACGGCGTAGGATTGGAGACGGTTGCGATCGGTACGCCGCTTCGAGGCCAGCGCATCCAGTGTCTGATAGGCCGTGACCTGCTGAGGAACGCAGTCTTCGTTTACACCGGCCAGACCAACACCTTCACCCTATCGTTCTAGGCTGCCCCGGAAACTCCCGGTTACGCAGCACACGATTCCTGACGCCATAGAAACGCCAAAGGCCGAACGACGACCGCCGAACTGCCTGACGCCGTTAGCTAGCCGACCGGACTCGGCCAAGCGGGCAACCCATTTCCGATTCGAGATTGACCGCGGCCATGGGCCGCGAGTTTCCAGTTTCCAGTACCCAGTTCCCAGCTCTTAGTCCATGGTCTACAGTCCTCAGTCCCTAATCCCTGCCGCCCAAGTCACGCGGTTCACTAGAGTGAACTGGCAGGAGTCCAGCCATTCCAGGTTGTAGATTTCCGATTGTAGATTGGCGGGGCGCAGCGGGAGGCGGTTGGCGGGTAACGGGTTACGAGCGGGCGGTCAGCGGTTTCGGTGCTTGCGGGCTGGGCGGTCGCGAGCGATGAAGTCACTCGGCGGAACCGGACAATTCAGAATTCAGATACCAGAAACCGCGGCGGCGGGCACGGATAATTCAGAATTCAGAAACCAGAAACTAGAGTTCAGAAGTGATAGGAGAGGATTCCAGGGGTCGAGTGGCCTGTGGCCGGCACCGGATAATTCAGAAGTCAGAAACCAGAGACTAGAATTCAGAATTGCGGACCGGGGGCTACGGTCGGCGGCGTCGGAACTTGCGCGGACGATCGCGAACGATGGAGTCACTCGGCGGAGCCGGACAAATCAGAATTCAGAGACCAGAAACCAGAATTCAGATACGCTGACGAAGAGCTAGGACGGCGGTTCAGCGCCTGCGTCGGCGCCGATCGCGAGCGATGAAGTCGGACGCGGAGCCGGTATGGCCGGGTTTGTCGTCGTCAGTGATGAAACCGATGCGTTTCTTCTTGGGCTCGGGCGGTTGCAGGAGTTGACGGATGGCACTGACGAGCGAGCTTATTGAAGTGTCGTGAGTCGCCACCCGGCGTTCGAGGTCGGCGAGTTTAAGGGCCAACTCGCGGTGACTGGCCAGCAGTTGGCGCATGCGCACGAATGCACGCACGACGAATACGGATGCCTCTGCTGCCCGCTTGGAGTTAAGGACCGTCGCCGCCATGACCGCACCATGCTCCGTGAAGGCGTATGGGAGGTGACGGGAGAACTTGAGGCCCGAGAGGTGGTCACAAATTGTGACTACCTCGGCCTTCTCTTCCGGATTGAGCCGGAACAGGAAGTCGGCCGGGAAGCGGTCGAGGTTGCGTTTGATGGCCTGATTAAGGGCACGCGTGCTCACACCGAACAGCGCCGCCAGGTCTGCATCCAGCATCACGCGCTGGCCGCGAATCAGCAGGATTCCTCGGTCAAGGCGCTCGGTTGGTATTAGATATCCGAAGTCTTTAGGCACGGTCACGGGCCAAGGATACCGGCGAGGCGTGCTAATTCAAGGCGCGGCGCGGGAAGTCCTGCGACGCATTAGGCGATTCGTGACGCGCGGGTAGCCGGCTACCGACAGTCCATATGTAGTGGTTAGGTACGGCCGGAACCACAATTCTGCCGTGGGGTGGGCGGCCCAAGCGAGCACGGACAGTCCAGGATTCAGAAACCAGAAATCAGAATGCAGAATTGGAGCAGCGGGCAATACTCGGGTTGCCGCGATTTTCCCGCCCACCCCTCGGCCCCCAGACCGCCTGGAGGGCTGCAGTTGCCGATACAGTGCCGGACACACTAACTCATTGAATCACAGGAACTTTTACCGGGATAATGACTCGAACAACGCCGCGAACGCTTTCTCGAACAATGTCTCGAACAACTTCGTGTACAGTTCGCGGGACAACGCCGCGAACAGTTCTTCACATAGCTCACGACGCAGTTCGCTATTCAGTCATCGACGCACTTGACGACGCAGTCGAACACGCAGTTCGCGACACTTCCACCGGTACTTCTGGGCGAACTTCTCAGGGTACTTCTCGACGAACATCAACCGGAAGTTTCTGCTCGGCATCCGGCCGTGCAGACTGGGTATGTCGTCGAGACTTTCACGCCGTCCAAGCACACGTACTGGACCGGTTACTGGAGCCGTGCCAGTAATTAGCGAGGGCCAGTGAGGAAGGTCCGCGCCATCCGGCGCGGCCTTCTGCTTTGGAGACTCGGCGTCGCGGGCTGACAGCCGACGGCTTGCGGCAGACAGCTCACCGCTCGCGAATCCCGGGGACGCAGTAGGCGATTCCTGAAGCGCGCGCGTCCTTTGACTCGCCCGCCCGGTCACCCTAGAATTCCGCCCGCGGCTGCCTCCCGCACTAACCGAAGCCGCTGCCACTTGAGTTGTATGGTCTGATAGAAGACGATGCCCGAGTCATAGAAGGAGCAACATGAACGAAGTCGTACGTCCGAAATGGCGAGCGCCCCGTGGCGCAGGTGTGCTGCTGGTTTCACTGCTGCTGGCTGCGCCCATGGGTTTCTGTGCTGAGAACATGCAGAAGATTGCCGGCGGCGTCACGCTGTCTGCACCTGGAGGACAAACTGTCAGCGGGGCTGACGTCTACTGCTGGCCCGGGTCCCAATCCGATAGCATGCCGCAGGATAACACGATGGAGGTCGGAGAATCAACGTTCGTGCAATTGCCGAGCTCTTGCAGCGAATTCAGGATCGGCCTGATCAGTGACGCTCGGGCGGCGTCGTGGACGCTTCTGGTTTCGTCGTTTTGGGGCTCGATGGCCGATGACGAATGGGACACACTCGACGTCTGGAAAGTCGATTCCACAGCCGGCAACCGCATCGCCTCCAGCGAAGGGAACCTGGAAAACAAGCAGTTCTACGCCAAAGGGCCCGTTCCCGAGTCTATCCACAAGAAACTCAGGCCGGAGGATGCGGATGCCGACGAGCTTTGCGTGAAGTTGAACAGCAGTCCCTCGGGCAAGGCCGGCTGCAGGATAGTCGTATTCGGAGTGAATCGCAAGGCGGACAAGTAACCGGCCGGTGATGCCGGGCCGAGACTGAGTGAGGAGACGGGGCACTTCCTTCATTCGGCCGTGCTATGTCGGTTTGATAGAAGGATAGGAGTGACGTTGTCTTCTTGTGAGAGAGGGCCAGGCGCCTCGGGATGGAGCAGGGAGAAGCCGTGAGGAGATCTCTCTGTGTGTTGCTGGTCTTGCTGGGAACAGCGGCTGCGACTACTCGAGGACGGAGCGAAAGCCTGTGGTCAGTCGGCGGCTTAGTTCAGGGCGGAGTCAGCCTGACGGCCCTGCAGTCGAAATTGGTTGCGCTTGCCGCCGGCACCGTCGGCGTAGTCGTCGGCAGGCGGTTGCTGGCCGGCCTCGGCGGCGACTACCTGCTCAGCCCGGTCTTCGATTCAAGCGCCGGAACCGGGCACCGGCTGGGGATGTGGTACGGCGGTCCGGTCGTGGGCTACCGTCTGCCGCTGTCCAAGAGGCTGGACCTTACCCCGACTGCGCTCTTCGGAATCGGACGATTCAAGGAACTAGGCGATACTGTCTCTCCCGACAGGATTGGCGTGGTTGAACCGGAAATCGACATGAGCTACTGCTACTCCCCAGACGCGCCGGTTGCGCTAGGCCTTGGAGCGGCCTACCGTCTTGTCTTCAAGTCCAACTACTTTGCCGGCTCGGAGGCCAGCGGCCTGCGCGGCGTGCTGTTTCTTAGGGGCAGGTTTTTCTAGAACCTCACCGGGGATACCGGTATGTCACGATAGACTGGGCGGACTACGATGTCAGGGCGTAACGCAGCTTCGCCGCGAGTGACCAGTTTGCAGGTTCCAGTTCCCAGTTGAGAGCCCGGCAGACGATGATGACAGCCGACGCTTGCGGCTTACAGCTTGCAGCCCCGGTTGGATGCGGCGGCAGAAACCGGCCGGAGCCGCCGACGGCTAACCGCAAGCCGATGGCGAACGACACGCCAAGGCTCCTCCTGATCACGGCTTCTTCTCCGGAGATTCGCACCGTCCGGCGGTCACGCGTGCTGAACTTCCAGCAGATTACCATGCCCTATCTGGCCGCCTTCGCGCCCTCCAATTGGGTTGTAACCCATATTGATGAAGCGGTAACACCGGTCGATGTCGCAGCGGAGGTCGACCTGGTCGGTATCACCTTTCACACCCCGAGCGCGCCTCATGTGTATGAATTGGCTGCGCAGTTTCGGAGGCGGGGGATTCCGGTCGTGCTGGGCGGGCCGCACGTGACATTGTTGCCCGATGAGGCTCAGGAGCATGCGGACGTGATTTTCATCGGGGAAGCAGAACCGCATTGGCCCCGATTCCTGAGAGACTTCGAGAAGGGGGAGTATGAGTGCCGGTACGGCTCAGGCGACTTGCCGACCCTGGTTGATGCGCCGATGGCCAGAAAAGAGCTGTATCACCGGCGCGACTATACGGGAGGGAGGCTGTTCGCCACTCGGGGTTGCGCCTACGGTTGCGACTTCTGTACGCCGGCGGTGATGTATCAA from bacterium includes the following:
- a CDS encoding aspartyl protease family protein, with the translated sequence MIDTGATVTVVANQVLKRLGLSPVGTALVHTPSSTNVLCYKYLVRLVLPNGVGLETVAIGTPLRGQRIQCLIGRDLLRNAVFVYTGQTNTFTLSF
- a CDS encoding ORF6N domain-containing protein, yielding MTVPKDFGYLIPTERLDRGILLIRGQRVMLDADLAALFGVSTRALNQAIKRNLDRFPADFLFRLNPEEKAEVVTICDHLSGLKFSRHLPYAFTEHGAVMAATVLNSKRAAEASVFVVRAFVRMRQLLASHRELALKLADLERRVATHDTSISSLVSAIRQLLQPPEPKKKRIGFITDDDKPGHTGSASDFIARDRRRRRR